A single genomic interval of Malania oleifera isolate guangnan ecotype guangnan chromosome 13, ASM2987363v1, whole genome shotgun sequence harbors:
- the LOC131146666 gene encoding protein MICROTUBULE BINDING PROTEIN 2C isoform X2, whose product MFEPQHLMDLQDNGGFADSKSWLQGDGHSSPTHSRTHSSLSGATSAAAGTAGNVDRVLFNDLVEIVPLVQSLIGSSFTRRGSMIYTKTPSRESFSKKITEPKGKNAAHSIPSRKQRDRGDKVQGKSGVNNQEGCVDGFSIFSSREDKEELILLREQLEDLQKKLLEKDELLKSAEIAENQMAAKLDELKHQAAEKESLMKSIQLQFSNAKIKLADKQAALEKTQWEAQASHRKVEKLQEDLDSLQGEISSYMMIFEGLTKNDSNDSTIHAEDYDIMPNHMNPLPEIDDLDELEMQKMEEAREAYVAAVAAAKDKQDEESITAAASARLHLQSFLFRTEV is encoded by the exons ATGTTCGAACCGCAGCACCTCATGGATTTGCAGGACAATGGCGGTTTTGCGGACTCCAAATCGTGGTTGCAGGGAGACGGTCATTCGTCCCCGACTCACTCACGAACTCACTCTTCTCTCTCTGGTGCCACTTCCGCAGCCGCCGGCACGGCCGGTAACGTCGATCGGGTCCTCTTCAATGACCTTGTCGAGATAGTCCCTCTTGTTCAGTCCCTCATT GGCTCTTCATTTACTCGTAGGGGTTCCATGATCTACACCAAGACGCCTTCCAGGGAGTCGTTCTCCAAAAAG ATTACTGAACCGAAGGGGAAGAATGCAGCTCATTCTATTCCCTCAAGGAAACAAAGGGACCGTGGAGACAAAGTTCAAGGTAAAAGTGGCGTCAATAACCAAGAAGGTTGTGTTGATGGCTTCTCAATTTTCTCCTCAAGGGAGGACAAAGAAGAATTGATTTTATTAAGGGAGCAATTGGAAGATTTACAGAAGAAATTATTAGAGAAGGATGAGCTGCTGAAATCTGCAGAAATTGCAGAGAATCAGATGGCTGCAAAACTTGATGAGCTGAAACACCAGGCTGCAGAGAAGGAATCTTTAATGAAGTCCATCCAGTTACAATTCTCAAATGCAaag ATTAAGCTTGCCGACAAACAAGCAGCCCTGGAAAAGACACAGTGGGAAGCGCAGGCATCTCACAGGAAAGTGGAAAAGCTCCAGGAAGATTTAGACTCTCTGCAAGGAGAAATTTCATcatatatgatgatatttgaaGGCTTGACTAAGAATGATTCCAATGATTCCACTATACATGCTGAAGATTATGATATCATGCCAAATCATATGAATCCTCTTCCTGAAATA GATGATCTGGATGAATTGGAGATGCAGAAAATGGAGGAAGCAAGGGAAGCTTATGTTGCTGCTGTCGCTGCAGCAAAAGACAAGCAAGACGAAGAATCCATCACCGCTGCAGCCAGTGCAAGGTTACATCTTCAGTCATTTCTTTTCAGAACTGAAGTGTAA
- the LOC131146666 gene encoding protein MICROTUBULE BINDING PROTEIN 2C isoform X1: MFEPQHLMDLQDNGGFADSKSWLQGDGHSSPTHSRTHSSLSGATSAAAGTAGNVDRVLFNDLVEIVPLVQSLIDRKQGSSFTRRGSMIYTKTPSRESFSKKITEPKGKNAAHSIPSRKQRDRGDKVQGKSGVNNQEGCVDGFSIFSSREDKEELILLREQLEDLQKKLLEKDELLKSAEIAENQMAAKLDELKHQAAEKESLMKSIQLQFSNAKIKLADKQAALEKTQWEAQASHRKVEKLQEDLDSLQGEISSYMMIFEGLTKNDSNDSTIHAEDYDIMPNHMNPLPEIDDLDELEMQKMEEAREAYVAAVAAAKDKQDEESITAAASARLHLQSFLFRTEV, translated from the exons ATGTTCGAACCGCAGCACCTCATGGATTTGCAGGACAATGGCGGTTTTGCGGACTCCAAATCGTGGTTGCAGGGAGACGGTCATTCGTCCCCGACTCACTCACGAACTCACTCTTCTCTCTCTGGTGCCACTTCCGCAGCCGCCGGCACGGCCGGTAACGTCGATCGGGTCCTCTTCAATGACCTTGTCGAGATAGTCCCTCTTGTTCAGTCCCTCATT GACCGGAAACAGGGCTCTTCATTTACTCGTAGGGGTTCCATGATCTACACCAAGACGCCTTCCAGGGAGTCGTTCTCCAAAAAG ATTACTGAACCGAAGGGGAAGAATGCAGCTCATTCTATTCCCTCAAGGAAACAAAGGGACCGTGGAGACAAAGTTCAAGGTAAAAGTGGCGTCAATAACCAAGAAGGTTGTGTTGATGGCTTCTCAATTTTCTCCTCAAGGGAGGACAAAGAAGAATTGATTTTATTAAGGGAGCAATTGGAAGATTTACAGAAGAAATTATTAGAGAAGGATGAGCTGCTGAAATCTGCAGAAATTGCAGAGAATCAGATGGCTGCAAAACTTGATGAGCTGAAACACCAGGCTGCAGAGAAGGAATCTTTAATGAAGTCCATCCAGTTACAATTCTCAAATGCAaag ATTAAGCTTGCCGACAAACAAGCAGCCCTGGAAAAGACACAGTGGGAAGCGCAGGCATCTCACAGGAAAGTGGAAAAGCTCCAGGAAGATTTAGACTCTCTGCAAGGAGAAATTTCATcatatatgatgatatttgaaGGCTTGACTAAGAATGATTCCAATGATTCCACTATACATGCTGAAGATTATGATATCATGCCAAATCATATGAATCCTCTTCCTGAAATA GATGATCTGGATGAATTGGAGATGCAGAAAATGGAGGAAGCAAGGGAAGCTTATGTTGCTGCTGTCGCTGCAGCAAAAGACAAGCAAGACGAAGAATCCATCACCGCTGCAGCCAGTGCAAGGTTACATCTTCAGTCATTTCTTTTCAGAACTGAAGTGTAA